A region of Lacinutrix sp. Hel_I_90 DNA encodes the following proteins:
- the gap gene encoding type I glyceraldehyde-3-phosphate dehydrogenase → MSKLKLGINGFGRIGRIVFRATIKRDNVEVVAINDLLDVDHLAYLLKYDSVHGRFDGTIEVKDGNLVVDGKMIRVTAERDPKNLKWDEAGAAVVAECTGIFTTMETAQYHIDGGAKKVVISAPSKDAPMFVMGVNDSKLTADHKIVSNASCTTNCLAPMAKVLEDNFGIEEALMTTIHAATSTQFTVDSPSPKNYRLGRSALNNIIPSSTGAAKAVGKVIPELDGKLTGMAFRVPTVDVSVVDLTVRTKKETSLEEIKAAFKKAANGEMKGVLGYTEDAVVSQDFVSETRTSVFDADSAIELNSRFFKLVSWYDNEFGYSNKLVDLAEKVNAL, encoded by the coding sequence ATGTCAAAATTAAAATTAGGAATTAACGGATTTGGAAGAATAGGTCGTATTGTATTTAGAGCGACAATAAAGCGTGATAATGTAGAAGTGGTCGCTATTAATGATTTGTTAGATGTAGATCACTTAGCTTATTTATTAAAATATGATTCGGTTCATGGCCGTTTTGATGGCACTATTGAAGTTAAAGATGGAAACCTTGTTGTAGACGGAAAAATGATTAGAGTAACTGCAGAGCGCGATCCTAAGAACTTAAAATGGGATGAAGCAGGAGCAGCGGTTGTGGCAGAATGCACGGGTATATTTACAACGATGGAAACGGCACAATATCATATTGATGGTGGCGCAAAGAAAGTCGTTATTTCGGCACCAAGTAAAGATGCTCCAATGTTCGTGATGGGTGTCAATGATTCTAAATTGACTGCAGATCACAAAATTGTATCCAATGCATCATGTACAACGAATTGTTTGGCCCCTATGGCAAAAGTTTTAGAAGATAACTTTGGTATTGAAGAAGCCTTAATGACCACGATTCATGCAGCGACTTCTACACAGTTTACTGTAGATTCTCCGTCTCCTAAAAACTATCGTTTAGGGCGTTCAGCATTAAACAATATTATTCCGTCGTCTACTGGAGCAGCAAAAGCTGTAGGTAAAGTAATTCCAGAATTAGACGGAAAATTAACAGGTATGGCGTTTAGAGTACCAACTGTAGATGTTTCAGTGGTTGATTTAACAGTAAGAACTAAGAAAGAGACCTCTTTAGAAGAAATAAAGGCAGCCTTTAAAAAAGCCGCTAATGGTGAAATGAAAGGGGTCTTAGGCTATACAGAAGATGCTGTGGTGTCTCAAGATTTTGTTAGTGAAACGCGTACTAGTGTTTTTGATGCAGATTCTGCTATCGAATTAAATTCAAGATTCTTCAAGTTAGTGTCATGGTATGATAACGAGTTCGGGTATTCAAACAAATTAGTAGATTTAGCAGAAAAGGTAAATGCATTATAA
- a CDS encoding translocation/assembly module TamB domain-containing protein, which produces MLLFIILVLFLSIPAVQTRLGKYVTKRINDDFKTNITIGKIGLQFNGDIELKEILIRDYKRDTLISASELNTSILSFNNLSNAKLNFGDIDLEDLIFNVKTYKGETKTNLDVFVARFDIDNPRAEKSAFLLSSSDVSIYNGTFRFIDENRENPNLLLFDKLDVNATNFLINGSDVEARINTLSFLDKRGLVMQNMSTNFKYTLNKMVFDDLVIKTKNSSLKGDLTFNYDREDLADFVNKVNIEAKFTGANIALDELNMFYNEFGVGQRAKFNTTISGTLNDLYLTNLRLNTSSNTRIYGDLSFKNLLSKTTDDFEMEGDFSNLSSNYRDLKNLLPNVLGASIPSIFNKLGNFSINGTTKITTTRIDADLDIATQIGFVRSNLSISNVTNIETATYKGKIIFDDFSIGKFLEDPNLGKISANLKVDGKGFKKQNLSSRIKGDVYAIYYNKYDYKNINVNGTYMQSVFNGKLVVDDKNLKLDFNGLADFSKTTNAFDFTANVDYLNLKALNFYNKDDTSEFKGIVEMKMKGTSFDDAVGNISFNKTNYKNENDDYYFDDFEITSSFEGKERFITINSPDIIEGSMNGVFKFKDVGKLFENSIQSIYTSEAPNLITSDQYINFNFKIYNKIVEVFYSDLKLGKNTFIKGLVETDEKEFKLTFKSPKIELLNYFANDIEIQVDNKNPLFNTYIEIDSLNTKFYDISKFNLINVTLNDTLYMRSEFKGGENNTDDYNLSFYHTLNEKNNSVVGFKKSEVIFKKSVWEINRAGDKYNKIEFDGGFQNINIEQLVMSHQNEQIKLEGVIRDSTYKDLKLNFKDVDLAKITPRIDSLTLTGNVNGKLDILQKNGNYLPNSTIIIDDLEVNHNYLGSFDAKITGNSTLTRYTVDAKIKNDDANSFQAIGDIDVTKNKSYIDVDLKFKDFGLEILTPFLDPVINRIRGDINGVAKVIGNLDKPEINGDLTIDRGGLNVPYLNVDYGFQDKASVTLKNQSFFFNEVKITDTKEKTKGVLDGSISHVNFSNWKLDLTIETDRLLVLDTKFVEESMYYGKGFIGGVTELYGPAKALRITAEAETKRGTTFFIPLSDVETFGDNSFIHFLSPEEKEAKYSGKEVKINTVSGVELFFDLNVTSDALIEIVMDRVSGSTIRGRGSGQLLFNINTNGKFEMFGDFIVYEGVYNFLYGGVVQKEFSVRPFESTLAWNGDPLNAAINIQAIYKLRTNPSALLDNPIRQSIPVELEINLTGQLAKPEPEFTFNFPNVTSTIKSELNYRLDSKDERDNQALYILATGSFNRQNKDINITGTITERLNGLINGFFSDTDSKINIGLNYEAGLNRPDLITEDRLGVTLQTQITDRVLINGKVGVPIGGAGATESVIAGDVQVDFLLNEDGTLTATVFNRENSIRNFGEEIGYTQGLGINYSVDFNTFSELLRRIFRKNQKPTLETEDQNDSEEKSNPLPDGIGIKSK; this is translated from the coding sequence GTGCTACTGTTCATCATTTTGGTGTTGTTTCTTTCTATTCCCGCTGTTCAAACACGTCTAGGTAAATATGTCACTAAGCGTATTAATGATGATTTTAAAACAAACATTACTATTGGTAAAATTGGCTTACAGTTTAATGGTGATATTGAGTTAAAGGAGATTTTAATCCGTGATTATAAACGAGATACCTTAATTAGTGCTTCAGAATTAAATACATCAATCTTAAGTTTTAACAATCTCAGCAATGCTAAGCTAAATTTTGGTGATATTGATTTAGAAGATTTAATTTTTAACGTTAAAACCTATAAAGGGGAAACAAAAACAAATCTGGATGTGTTTGTCGCCCGTTTTGATATAGACAATCCAAGAGCCGAAAAAAGTGCTTTTCTTCTGTCTTCCAGTGACGTTTCAATTTACAATGGTACGTTTAGGTTTATAGATGAAAACAGAGAAAATCCAAATTTACTTCTATTTGATAAACTGGATGTCAATGCAACCAATTTCTTAATCAATGGCAGTGATGTTGAAGCACGAATAAATACGCTTTCTTTTTTAGATAAAAGAGGTCTTGTCATGCAGAACATGTCTACTAATTTTAAATACACCTTAAATAAGATGGTGTTTGATGATTTAGTTATAAAAACTAAAAATTCATCATTAAAAGGAGACTTAACCTTTAATTATGATCGAGAGGACTTAGCTGATTTTGTAAACAAAGTAAATATAGAGGCAAAGTTTACAGGTGCAAATATTGCTTTAGATGAGCTTAACATGTTTTATAATGAGTTTGGTGTTGGACAACGGGCAAAGTTTAATACTACTATTTCTGGAACGTTAAATGATTTATATCTTACTAATTTAAGACTAAATACAAGTAGTAATACCAGAATCTATGGTGACTTAAGTTTTAAAAATTTATTAAGTAAAACGACTGATGATTTTGAAATGGAAGGTGATTTCTCTAATCTGTCATCTAACTATAGAGATTTGAAAAACCTATTACCTAATGTTTTAGGGGCTTCTATTCCTTCTATTTTTAATAAATTGGGTAATTTTAGTATTAATGGCACTACAAAAATTACAACAACAAGAATTGACGCCGATTTAGATATTGCAACGCAAATAGGTTTTGTGCGCTCTAATTTAAGTATTTCGAATGTTACTAATATTGAAACAGCTACTTATAAAGGAAAAATTATTTTTGATGATTTTAGTATAGGAAAATTTTTGGAAGATCCAAACCTTGGTAAAATTTCAGCCAATTTAAAGGTTGATGGGAAAGGGTTTAAAAAGCAAAATTTGAGTTCTCGAATAAAAGGAGACGTGTATGCTATATATTATAATAAGTATGATTATAAAAACATCAACGTTAACGGTACGTACATGCAGAGTGTCTTTAATGGTAAATTAGTTGTTGACGATAAAAACTTAAAACTAGACTTTAACGGACTTGCAGATTTCTCTAAAACCACCAATGCTTTTGATTTTACTGCAAATGTAGATTATCTAAATCTAAAGGCTTTAAATTTTTATAACAAGGACGACACGTCAGAATTTAAAGGCATAGTAGAAATGAAGATGAAAGGTACATCGTTTGATGATGCTGTTGGTAATATTTCATTTAATAAGACAAACTACAAAAATGAAAATGATGACTACTATTTTGATGATTTTGAAATTACTTCAAGCTTTGAAGGAAAAGAGCGCTTTATAACAATTAACTCACCAGATATTATTGAGGGATCAATGAATGGAGTGTTTAAGTTTAAGGATGTAGGAAAGCTTTTTGAAAATTCAATACAGAGTATTTACACTAGTGAGGCACCAAATCTAATTACTTCAGATCAATATATAAACTTCAACTTTAAGATTTATAATAAGATAGTTGAAGTGTTTTATTCTGATTTAAAACTAGGTAAAAACACCTTTATTAAAGGCCTTGTGGAAACCGATGAGAAAGAGTTTAAACTCACTTTTAAATCGCCAAAAATAGAATTACTGAATTATTTTGCCAATGACATCGAAATTCAAGTTGATAATAAAAACCCATTATTTAATACGTATATCGAGATCGATAGTTTAAACACAAAATTCTACGACATCTCTAAATTTAACCTAATCAACGTAACCCTTAATGATACCTTGTATATGCGAAGTGAATTTAAAGGGGGTGAAAACAATACTGACGATTACAATTTAAGCTTCTACCATACACTAAATGAGAAGAATAATTCAGTTGTGGGCTTTAAAAAGAGTGAAGTCATTTTTAAAAAGAGTGTTTGGGAAATTAATAGGGCAGGCGATAAGTATAACAAAATAGAGTTCGATGGTGGCTTTCAAAACATAAATATCGAGCAACTGGTAATGAGTCATCAAAATGAGCAAATAAAACTCGAAGGGGTTATTAGAGACTCAACCTACAAAGATTTAAAATTAAACTTTAAAGACGTCGATTTAGCGAAAATAACACCTCGAATAGACAGTTTAACTTTAACCGGCAACGTCAATGGGAAGCTAGACATCCTTCAAAAAAACGGAAATTACCTCCCTAATTCTACTATAATCATTGATGATTTAGAAGTTAATCATAACTATTTAGGGTCTTTCGATGCTAAAATTACTGGTAATTCTACATTAACACGTTATACCGTAGATGCTAAAATTAAAAATGATGATGCAAATTCGTTTCAGGCTATCGGAGATATAGATGTTACTAAAAATAAATCTTATATCGATGTTGATCTAAAATTTAAAGATTTCGGACTGGAGATATTAACACCCTTTTTAGACCCGGTGATTAATAGAATACGGGGGGATATAAATGGTGTTGCCAAAGTAATAGGTAATTTAGATAAACCAGAGATAAATGGTGATTTAACTATAGATCGTGGCGGCTTAAATGTCCCTTATCTCAATGTCGATTATGGCTTTCAGGACAAGGCCTCTGTAACGCTAAAGAATCAAAGCTTTTTTTTTAATGAAGTAAAAATTACGGATACTAAAGAAAAGACAAAAGGGGTTTTAGATGGCTCTATTAGTCATGTTAATTTTAGCAACTGGAAATTAGATTTAACGATTGAAACAGATAGGTTATTAGTTTTAGATACTAAATTTGTTGAAGAATCCATGTATTATGGAAAAGGTTTTATTGGTGGGGTAACTGAACTATATGGCCCTGCAAAAGCCTTAAGGATTACGGCTGAAGCAGAAACTAAAAGAGGAACTACTTTTTTTATACCACTGAGCGATGTTGAGACTTTTGGAGACAACTCATTCATTCACTTTTTAAGTCCAGAAGAAAAAGAAGCAAAATACTCTGGTAAAGAAGTGAAAATCAATACTGTTTCTGGTGTAGAATTATTTTTCGATTTAAATGTAACCAGCGATGCACTTATTGAAATTGTAATGGATCGTGTTTCGGGAAGTACCATTAGAGGCAGAGGTTCAGGACAATTACTCTTCAACATAAACACAAACGGAAAGTTTGAAATGTTTGGAGATTTCATCGTTTATGAGGGCGTTTATAACTTTTTATATGGTGGTGTGGTTCAAAAAGAATTTAGTGTTAGACCTTTTGAAAGTACATTAGCATGGAATGGTGATCCTTTAAATGCCGCCATAAATATTCAAGCCATCTATAAATTAAGAACAAATCCTTCGGCTTTACTAGACAATCCTATAAGACAAAGCATACCTGTGGAACTGGAAATTAATTTAACGGGGCAGCTGGCTAAACCAGAACCGGAGTTTACATTTAATTTTCCCAATGTAACGTCTACAATAAAATCGGAGTTAAATTATAGATTGGATTCAAAAGACGAAAGAGATAATCAGGCCTTATACATTTTAGCGACCGGAAGTTTTAACCGACAAAATAAAGACATAAACATTACGGGTACAATAACCGAAAGACTCAATGGTTTAATTAACGGTTTCTTTAGCGATACTGATAGTAAAATTAACATTGGTTTAAACTATGAGGCGGGTTTAAATCGACCTGACTTAATCACCGAAGATCGCTTAGGGGTTACACTACAAACTCAAATAACTGACCGTGTTTTAATAAATGGTAAAGTTGGTGTACCTATTGGAGGTGCAGGAGCTACAGAATCTGTTATTGCTGGAGATGTACAAGTCGATTTTTTATTGAATGAAGATGGTACATTAACCGCCACCGTTTTTAACAGGGAGAATAGTATTAGGAACTTTGGAGAAGAAATAGGCTATACCCAAGGTTTAGGTATTAACTATTCTGTAGATTTTAATACATTTAGCGAACTGCTTCGTAGAATTTTTAGAAAAAATCAAAAACCGACTCTCGAAACAGAAGACCAAAATGATTCTGAAGAGAAAAGCAATCCGTTGCCAGACGGAATTGGGATTAAAAGCAAATAA
- a CDS encoding Rid family detoxifying hydrolase, with protein MKKIITTSKAPAPIGPYNQAVLSGNTLYTSGQIALHPETGALVIDDIITETKQVMENMKAVLEAAEMSFENVVKASIFISDMTNFSKINAVYATYFSDETAPARETVEVANLPKFVNVEISMIAVKG; from the coding sequence ATGAAAAAAATAATAACAACCTCTAAAGCTCCGGCTCCTATAGGACCTTACAATCAAGCTGTTTTAAGCGGAAACACCTTGTACACTTCAGGACAAATAGCCCTACATCCAGAAACTGGCGCATTGGTTATTGATGATATCATCACAGAAACCAAACAAGTTATGGAAAACATGAAGGCGGTTTTAGAGGCAGCAGAGATGTCTTTTGAAAATGTGGTAAAAGCCTCTATATTTATTAGTGACATGACTAATTTTTCTAAAATAAATGCCGTTTATGCTACTTATTTTAGTGATGAAACAGCGCCAGCACGTGAAACTGTTGAAGTCGCAAACTTACCAAAGTTTGTGAACGTTGAAATTAGCATGATTGCTGTGAAAGGGTAA
- a CDS encoding N-acetylglucosamine kinase translates to MILIVDSGSTKCDWIAVDKQGKQLLEKIRTKGLNPAILSEKKLRKTIKKSKDFENIKTAVEKVFFYGAGCGTENPRLLLKVVLQEFFTNADIVVKEDTMAAVYATIDSRDQAAVVCILGTGSNCSYYDGKILHQRVDSLGYTLMDDASGNYFGKQLIRDYYFNHMPEGIKISFASKYNLESDFIKYNLYKQPNPNAYLAQFAEFMILNKDSAYIQKLIKDGMRLFAKNMIFQFREELKTVPVHFAGSVAFFCQEEIKAVADEMGFKVGNFERRPIEGLVSFHTNALAK, encoded by the coding sequence ATGATATTAATAGTTGACAGTGGCTCTACCAAATGCGATTGGATAGCAGTAGATAAACAGGGGAAACAGTTACTTGAAAAAATCCGGACTAAAGGTCTCAATCCTGCTATTTTGTCGGAGAAGAAATTAAGAAAAACGATAAAAAAGAGTAAGGATTTTGAAAATATTAAAACAGCAGTAGAAAAGGTCTTTTTTTATGGTGCAGGCTGTGGCACAGAGAATCCTAGATTACTACTAAAAGTCGTTTTACAGGAATTTTTTACAAACGCGGATATAGTTGTAAAAGAAGACACTATGGCTGCTGTGTATGCCACTATAGATTCCAGAGATCAGGCGGCCGTAGTTTGTATTTTAGGGACAGGCTCTAATTGTAGTTATTATGATGGCAAAATATTACATCAACGCGTAGACTCATTAGGGTATACATTAATGGATGATGCTTCAGGAAACTATTTTGGTAAGCAATTAATTAGAGATTATTATTTTAACCATATGCCAGAAGGTATTAAAATATCTTTTGCAAGTAAATATAATTTAGAATCAGATTTTATTAAATACAACCTCTATAAGCAACCCAACCCTAATGCCTATTTAGCACAATTTGCAGAATTCATGATCTTAAATAAAGATTCAGCATACATTCAAAAGCTAATAAAAGATGGGATGCGCTTGTTTGCAAAAAATATGATTTTTCAATTTAGAGAAGAACTAAAAACAGTGCCTGTACACTTTGCAGGTTCTGTAGCCTTTTTCTGTCAAGAAGAAATAAAAGCAGTTGCAGATGAGATGGGCTTTAAGGTGGGGAATTTTGAGCGCAGACCTATTGAAGGTTTAGTGTCTTTTCATACAAACGCTTTGGCAAAATAA
- the pfkA gene encoding 6-phosphofructokinase yields MPNKMKKIGVMTSGGDSPGMNAAIRAVTRTCAYHNIECVGIYRGYEGMIEGDFKDLTARNVKGIINKGGTILKSARSKEFRTPEGRKKAYEALKAKEIDGLVLVGGDGTFTGALIFNQEFGFPVMGIPGTIDNDIYGTSHTLGYDTALNTVVEVIDKIRDTASSHNRLFFVEVMGRDAGHIALNVGVGAGAEEILIPEENLGLERLLESLRRSKASGKSSSIVVVAEGDKIGKNVFELKDYVEENMTEYEVRVSVLGHMQRGGSPSCFDRVLASRMGVKAVESLMEGISNQMVGLLNDKIALTPLEKAIKGQSKINKELIRVSDIMTT; encoded by the coding sequence ATGCCAAATAAAATGAAAAAAATAGGGGTAATGACCTCTGGGGGAGACTCTCCAGGAATGAATGCAGCCATTCGTGCAGTGACTAGAACTTGTGCGTACCATAATATAGAATGTGTTGGTATTTATCGTGGTTACGAAGGCATGATTGAAGGGGACTTTAAAGATTTAACAGCCAGGAATGTAAAGGGTATTATCAATAAAGGGGGTACGATTTTAAAATCTGCACGCTCAAAAGAATTTAGAACGCCAGAAGGTCGTAAAAAAGCATATGAAGCATTAAAAGCAAAAGAAATAGACGGCTTGGTACTTGTTGGTGGTGATGGCACATTTACTGGAGCTTTAATTTTTAATCAGGAATTTGGTTTTCCAGTGATGGGAATTCCAGGAACTATTGATAATGATATCTATGGTACATCCCACACGCTAGGATATGACACCGCTTTAAACACAGTTGTAGAAGTCATTGATAAAATTCGAGATACTGCGAGTTCGCATAATAGGTTATTCTTTGTTGAAGTTATGGGTCGTGATGCTGGACATATTGCATTAAATGTAGGCGTTGGCGCTGGTGCTGAAGAAATATTGATTCCGGAAGAGAATCTTGGTTTAGAGCGCTTGTTAGAATCATTGAGAAGAAGTAAAGCTTCTGGTAAATCTTCAAGTATTGTCGTGGTTGCAGAAGGTGATAAAATTGGAAAGAACGTATTTGAACTTAAAGATTACGTAGAAGAAAATATGACGGAATATGAAGTGCGTGTTTCTGTTTTAGGACACATGCAACGTGGTGGTTCTCCGTCTTGTTTCGATCGTGTTTTAGCCAGCAGAATGGGAGTAAAAGCTGTAGAAAGTTTAATGGAAGGCATTTCGAATCAAATGGTTGGCTTGTTAAATGATAAAATAGCATTAACACCTTTGGAAAAAGCCATAAAAGGGCAATCTAAGATCAATAAAGAATTAATTCGCGTGTCAGATATCATGACAACGTAA
- a CDS encoding 16S rRNA (uracil(1498)-N(3))-methyltransferase, which produces MQLFYSPEIHKEQKQFAFSKEESKHIVKVLRKTIGDVLNITNGKGDLFTAEISNADIKNCVVTIVAFETQKPLSYHLHLAVAPTKMNDRFEWFLEKATEIGVTEITPILCDHSERKVIKTERFEKILQAAMKQSLSCYLPKLNEAIPYKDFIKQAFRGDLFIAHCEETDRKSLKKMLKPEKDITLLIGPEGDFSVKEIENALVNNFIPVTLGETRLRTETAAIVACHSVAFVNEI; this is translated from the coding sequence ATGCAACTATTTTATAGTCCAGAAATACATAAAGAACAAAAGCAATTTGCCTTCTCGAAAGAAGAAAGTAAACACATTGTAAAAGTGTTGCGTAAAACTATTGGAGATGTTCTTAATATTACTAATGGTAAAGGTGATTTATTTACTGCTGAAATTAGTAATGCAGATATTAAAAACTGTGTGGTAACTATCGTAGCGTTTGAAACACAAAAACCGTTATCCTATCATTTGCATTTGGCTGTTGCTCCAACAAAAATGAACGACCGTTTTGAATGGTTTTTAGAAAAGGCTACTGAAATTGGTGTAACAGAAATCACCCCAATACTCTGCGATCATAGTGAGCGAAAGGTTATAAAAACAGAGCGTTTCGAGAAGATTTTACAAGCGGCAATGAAACAATCACTCAGCTGTTATTTACCAAAACTAAATGAAGCCATTCCTTACAAAGACTTTATAAAACAAGCATTTAGAGGCGATTTATTTATTGCTCATTGTGAGGAAACAGATAGAAAATCATTAAAAAAAATGCTAAAGCCAGAAAAGGACATTACGCTATTGATTGGTCCTGAAGGTGATTTTTCTGTTAAAGAAATAGAAAATGCGCTTGTTAATAATTTTATTCCTGTAACTTTGGGTGAAACACGTTTACGCACTGAAACAGCGGCTATTGTGGCCTGCCATAGCGTAGCCTTTGTGAATGAAATATAA
- the tsaD gene encoding tRNA (adenosine(37)-N6)-threonylcarbamoyltransferase complex transferase subunit TsaD — MSSQNIYILGIESSCDDTSAAVLCNNVVLSNVVASQKIHEEFGGVVPELASRAHQQNIVPVVDRALKQANISKEQLHAIAFTRGPGLMGSLLVGTSFAKSLAYGLTIPLIDVNHMQAHILAHFIKEDGFQHPPFPFLAMTISGGHTQIVKVDNYFKMDVIGETIDDAVGEAYDKSGKILGLGYPAGPEIDKRAQLGNPKAYPFTKPRVEGLNFSFSGFKTAVLYFIQREVKNNPNFIEENLNDICASIQYTIIGILIDKLKLASKQTGIKHIAIGGGVSANSGIRRALKAGEQKFGWTTYVPKFEFTTDNAGMIAIVGYLKYLEGDFAAHDVMASARLKI, encoded by the coding sequence ATGTCTTCGCAAAATATTTACATCCTAGGTATTGAGTCGTCCTGTGATGATACTTCAGCTGCTGTTTTATGTAATAACGTGGTTTTAAGCAACGTTGTTGCCAGCCAAAAAATTCATGAAGAATTTGGTGGTGTCGTTCCAGAATTAGCCTCACGTGCTCACCAGCAAAACATAGTCCCTGTAGTAGATCGCGCATTAAAACAAGCCAATATTTCTAAAGAACAATTACACGCTATCGCTTTTACCCGTGGCCCAGGTTTGATGGGTTCGTTACTCGTAGGTACGTCATTCGCGAAGTCTTTGGCTTACGGATTAACTATTCCGTTAATTGATGTTAACCACATGCAAGCACATATTTTAGCCCATTTTATAAAGGAAGACGGTTTTCAACACCCCCCATTCCCGTTTTTAGCGATGACTATTTCTGGAGGCCACACACAAATAGTGAAAGTGGACAATTATTTTAAGATGGACGTCATTGGTGAGACCATTGATGATGCTGTGGGTGAAGCCTATGATAAAAGCGGAAAAATTCTAGGTCTAGGTTATCCTGCCGGTCCTGAAATAGATAAACGCGCACAATTGGGAAACCCTAAAGCCTACCCTTTTACCAAACCAAGAGTAGAAGGCTTGAATTTTAGTTTTTCTGGTTTTAAAACTGCTGTGTTGTATTTTATTCAACGTGAAGTTAAGAATAACCCTAATTTTATTGAAGAAAACCTCAATGATATTTGTGCCTCAATTCAATACACTATTATTGGTATTTTAATTGATAAATTGAAATTGGCCAGCAAACAAACAGGCATTAAGCATATTGCTATTGGCGGCGGTGTTTCGGCAAATTCTGGTATTAGAAGAGCATTGAAAGCGGGGGAACAAAAATTTGGTTGGACCACCTACGTTCCCAAATTTGAATTCACAACAGACAACGCAGGGATGATTGCCATTGTTGGCTATTTAAAGTATTTAGAGGGTGATTTTGCAGCTCATGATGTGATGGCTTCAGCACGATTAAAAATATAA